A single region of the Phyllostomus discolor isolate MPI-MPIP mPhyDis1 chromosome 14, mPhyDis1.pri.v3, whole genome shotgun sequence genome encodes:
- the FAM163A gene encoding protein FAM163A isoform X1: MSPCGRLALATATPGVPVPGTLQTSSGMESSRRASCPRPVPASLRRVGWGVGRMTAGTVVITGGILAAVILLCIIAVLCYCRLQYYCCKKSREEDADAEEEDHDRPTSPGVPPCNACSSQALDGRGNLAPLPGEPCGQPCGVAARHCATCSPYSSPFYIRTADMVPNGGGSERLSFAPTYYKEGGPSSLQLAAPQSYPVTWPGSGREAFTNPRAISTDV, encoded by the exons ATGAGCCCCTGCGGGAGGCTGGCCCTGGCCACAGCCACCCCCGGTGTCCCAGTGCCCGGGACCCTCCAGACCTCCAGCGGCATGGAGAGCTCCAGGAgggcctcctgcccccgcccagTCCCCGCATCTCTCCGCAGAGTTGGATGGGGCGTCGGGCGGATGACAGCGGGAACGGTTGTGATCACGGGCGGAATCCTGGCTGCGGTCATCCTCCTCTGCATCATCGCTGTCCTGTGCTACTGTAGGCTCCAG TATTACTGCTgcaagaagagcagagaggaggatGCAGACGCAGAGGAGGAGGACCACGACCGGCCCACCTCCCCCGGGGTGCCCCCCTGCAATGCCTGCAGCTCCCAAGCCCTGGACGGCAGAGGCAACTTGGCGCCTCTCCCCGGCGAGCCCTGCGGCCAGCCGTGCGGGGTGGCAGCCCGCCACTGCGCCACCTGCTCCCCGTACAGCTCCCCCTTTTACATACGGACGGCGGACATGGTGCCCAATGGGGGTGGAAGCGAGAGGCTGTCCTTTGCTCCCACGTACTACAAGGAGGGGGGCCCCTCGTCCCTCCAACTGGCAGCACCCCAGAGTTACCCGGTGACGTGGCCGGGCTCTGGGCGTGAGGCCTTCACCAATCCAAGGGCTATTAGTACAGACGTGTGA
- the FAM163A gene encoding protein FAM163A isoform X2, whose product MTAGTVVITGGILAAVILLCIIAVLCYCRLQYYCCKKSREEDADAEEEDHDRPTSPGVPPCNACSSQALDGRGNLAPLPGEPCGQPCGVAARHCATCSPYSSPFYIRTADMVPNGGGSERLSFAPTYYKEGGPSSLQLAAPQSYPVTWPGSGREAFTNPRAISTDV is encoded by the exons ATGACAGCGGGAACGGTTGTGATCACGGGCGGAATCCTGGCTGCGGTCATCCTCCTCTGCATCATCGCTGTCCTGTGCTACTGTAGGCTCCAG TATTACTGCTgcaagaagagcagagaggaggatGCAGACGCAGAGGAGGAGGACCACGACCGGCCCACCTCCCCCGGGGTGCCCCCCTGCAATGCCTGCAGCTCCCAAGCCCTGGACGGCAGAGGCAACTTGGCGCCTCTCCCCGGCGAGCCCTGCGGCCAGCCGTGCGGGGTGGCAGCCCGCCACTGCGCCACCTGCTCCCCGTACAGCTCCCCCTTTTACATACGGACGGCGGACATGGTGCCCAATGGGGGTGGAAGCGAGAGGCTGTCCTTTGCTCCCACGTACTACAAGGAGGGGGGCCCCTCGTCCCTCCAACTGGCAGCACCCCAGAGTTACCCGGTGACGTGGCCGGGCTCTGGGCGTGAGGCCTTCACCAATCCAAGGGCTATTAGTACAGACGTGTGA